From a region of the Bradyrhizobium sp. KBS0727 genome:
- a CDS encoding FMN-binding glutamate synthase family protein, with the protein METLLLPFSPRFIVLTICAVVTALLLGIGIFDHNPKIWEVVLIPVIIFAALTLLGLRDLTQKGHAVLRNYPISAHIRFLLEEIRPEMRQYFFESEKDGMPFSRDTRALVYQRAKMVLDKRPFGTQEDVYREGYEWMHHSVAPKPRAEEQFRITIGGPDCTRPYSASVFNISAMSFGALSPNAVRALNAGAKKGGFAHDTGEGGVSPYHRENGGDIIWEIGSGYFGCRNRDGTFNPDEFARVATDDQIKMVELKISQGAKPGHGGVLPAAKVSEEISKIRGVAMGEDCISPAYHRAFSTPLQMMAFIGEMRRLSGGKPAGFKMCIGHPWEFLAICKAMLQTGIYPDFIVIDGNEGGTGAAPLEFMDHLGMPMREGVNFVHNALIGINARDRIKIGAAGKIATAFDIARAMAIGADWCNSARGFMFALGCIQSLSCHTDRCPTGVTTQDPSRNRALVVPHKVERVYNYHHATLHALTELLAAAGLDHPRDIRPIHFSQRSSTTDVHSFAQLYPSLRPGELLEGTEDPRFRDAWAMAQAESFQPVG; encoded by the coding sequence ATGGAAACGCTGCTGCTTCCGTTCTCGCCACGCTTCATCGTGCTGACGATCTGCGCCGTCGTCACGGCATTGCTGCTCGGGATCGGGATTTTCGACCATAACCCGAAGATATGGGAAGTCGTGCTGATCCCGGTGATCATCTTCGCCGCGCTGACGCTTCTCGGCCTTCGCGACCTGACGCAGAAGGGCCACGCCGTTCTGCGCAACTATCCGATCTCGGCGCATATCCGTTTTTTGCTCGAAGAAATCCGGCCCGAGATGCGGCAGTATTTCTTCGAGAGCGAAAAGGACGGCATGCCGTTCAGCCGCGACACCCGCGCGCTCGTCTATCAGCGCGCCAAGATGGTGCTCGACAAGCGGCCATTCGGCACCCAGGAGGATGTCTACCGCGAGGGCTATGAGTGGATGCACCATTCGGTGGCGCCGAAGCCGCGTGCCGAGGAGCAATTCCGCATCACCATCGGCGGCCCCGATTGCACCAGGCCATACTCGGCGTCGGTGTTCAATATCTCGGCGATGAGCTTCGGTGCGCTCAGCCCCAATGCGGTGCGCGCGCTGAATGCAGGCGCCAAGAAGGGCGGCTTCGCGCACGACACCGGTGAGGGCGGCGTCAGCCCCTATCATCGCGAGAATGGCGGTGACATCATTTGGGAGATTGGCTCCGGCTATTTCGGTTGCCGCAACCGCGACGGAACGTTCAATCCGGATGAGTTCGCGCGGGTCGCGACCGACGATCAGATCAAGATGGTCGAGCTCAAGATCAGCCAGGGCGCCAAGCCCGGTCATGGCGGCGTGCTGCCGGCGGCCAAGGTCTCGGAGGAGATTTCCAAAATCCGGGGCGTTGCCATGGGCGAGGATTGCATCTCTCCGGCCTATCACCGGGCGTTCTCGACACCGTTGCAGATGATGGCCTTTATCGGCGAGATGCGAAGGTTGTCCGGCGGCAAGCCTGCCGGCTTCAAGATGTGTATCGGTCATCCCTGGGAATTCCTGGCGATCTGCAAGGCGATGCTGCAAACCGGGATCTACCCCGACTTCATCGTCATCGACGGCAATGAAGGCGGCACCGGTGCTGCGCCGCTGGAGTTCATGGACCATCTGGGCATGCCGATGCGTGAGGGTGTCAATTTCGTTCACAATGCGCTTATCGGCATCAATGCGCGGGACCGCATCAAGATCGGCGCCGCCGGCAAGATCGCGACCGCCTTCGATATTGCGCGGGCGATGGCGATCGGCGCCGACTGGTGCAATTCGGCGCGCGGGTTCATGTTCGCGCTGGGCTGTATCCAGTCGCTGAGTTGCCATACCGATCGTTGCCCGACCGGTGTTACGACCCAGGACCCCTCGCGCAATCGCGCGCTGGTGGTGCCGCACAAGGTCGAGCGGGTCTATAACTATCACCACGCGACGCTGCATGCGCTGACCGAACTGCTCGCCGCCGCGGGCCTCGATCATCCCCGGGATATCCGGCCGATTCATTTTTCGCAGCGGAGTTCGACCACGGACGTCCACTCTTTCGCGCAGCTCTACCCGTCGCTGCGGCCCGGCGAATTGCTCGAAGGCACCGAGGATCCGCGCTTCCGCGATGCCTGGGCGATGGCGCAAGCGGAGTCGTTCCAGCCGGTGGGATGA
- a CDS encoding dicarboxylate/amino acid:cation symporter, translating into MSSRFTQFILIAMALGIVMGTLVFNYLPDSRVEIAADVNLIAMLFLRLIKMIIAPLVFATLVGGIAHMGSGAKLGRIFAKTMGWFVSASFVSLLLGLVMVNLLQPGANFPGTLPDKAQSTGLPVSAFSIEKFLTHLIPTSIADAMAQNEILQIVVFAVFFAVALGAMPERSKPIMSLIDDLAHIMLKVTGYVMLFAPVAVWAAIMATVSKNGLGVLWKLIVFMGGFYLSLMILWAILVVVGFVVIGPRYSHLLRLIREPLMIAFSTASSEAAYPKTLEGLNKFGASSRISAFVLPLGYSFNLDGTMMYCTFASIFIAQTYHIDMPLGTQLAMLATLMITSKGVAGVPRASLVVIASTLSQFGIPEAGLLMIMGIDTFLDMGRSATNVIGNSLATSVVAKWEGELKAEHELGPDEAVPSDAIAGDAVPAH; encoded by the coding sequence ATGTCCAGCAGGTTTACGCAGTTCATTCTGATCGCGATGGCGCTCGGCATCGTGATGGGAACATTGGTTTTCAACTATCTGCCCGACAGCCGGGTCGAAATCGCGGCCGACGTAAACCTGATCGCCATGCTGTTCCTGCGCCTGATCAAGATGATCATCGCGCCGCTGGTGTTCGCCACCCTGGTCGGCGGTATCGCGCACATGGGCTCCGGTGCCAAGCTGGGCCGTATCTTCGCCAAGACCATGGGCTGGTTCGTCAGCGCCTCCTTTGTTTCGCTGCTGCTCGGCCTCGTGATGGTCAACCTGCTGCAGCCGGGCGCCAACTTCCCCGGTACGCTGCCCGACAAGGCGCAGTCGACCGGCCTGCCGGTATCGGCCTTCTCGATCGAGAAGTTCCTGACCCATCTGATCCCGACCTCGATCGCGGACGCGATGGCGCAGAACGAAATCCTGCAGATCGTGGTATTCGCGGTGTTCTTCGCCGTCGCGCTCGGCGCCATGCCGGAGCGGTCGAAGCCGATCATGTCGCTGATCGACGATCTCGCCCATATCATGCTGAAAGTGACCGGCTATGTGATGCTGTTCGCGCCGGTGGCGGTGTGGGCTGCGATTATGGCGACGGTGTCGAAGAACGGCCTCGGCGTGTTGTGGAAGCTGATCGTGTTCATGGGCGGCTTCTATCTCTCGCTGATGATCCTGTGGGCCATCCTGGTCGTGGTCGGCTTCGTCGTGATCGGGCCGAGATACAGCCACCTGCTGCGGCTGATCCGCGAGCCGTTGATGATCGCGTTCTCGACGGCCTCGTCCGAAGCCGCCTATCCGAAGACGCTGGAAGGCCTCAACAAGTTCGGCGCCTCGTCGCGGATTTCCGCCTTCGTGCTGCCGCTCGGCTACTCGTTCAATCTCGACGGCACGATGATGTACTGCACCTTCGCGAGTATCTTCATCGCGCAGACCTACCATATCGACATGCCGCTCGGCACCCAGCTCGCGATGCTGGCGACGCTGATGATCACCTCGAAGGGCGTCGCCGGCGTGCCGCGCGCCTCCCTCGTCGTGATCGCCTCGACGCTCAGCCAGTTCGGGATTCCCGAGGCCGGCCTGCTGATGATCATGGGTATCGATACGTTCCTCGACATGGGACGCAGCGCCACCAACGTGATCGGCAACTCGCTGGCGACCTCGGTGGTCGCGAAGTGGGAGGGCGAACTGAAGGCCGAGCACGAGCTTGGGCCCGATGAAGCCGTGCCGTCCGATGCCATCGCCGGTGACGCCGTGCCGGCGCATTGA
- a CDS encoding efflux RND transporter permease subunit yields the protein MISKFFIERPVLSNVIAILMVLIGGVCLFRLAVAQYPDIVPPTVQVTTRYPGASAKTVIDTVALPIEQQVNGVEDMLYMQSYSGADGTYSLTVTFKIGTDLNFAQVLVQNRVSSALSQLPQSVQNQGVTVQKRSTAILLFVTLSSPNSTYDSLFLSNYATINIKDELARLPGVGNVTVFGAGQYSMRVWLDPNKLQVRGLMPQDVIQSIQQQSQQVTAGQIGAPPTPAGQAFQYTLNVNGRLDDKSQFEDVIVKTGNNGDVTRVRDVGWVELGAQTYSQVFSLNNKASTGIGVFQSPGANALEVEAAVQKKMADLAKAFPQDITYATPFDTTKFVSESINEVYKTLVEAGLLVLVVILIFLQDWRAMLVPATTVPVTIIGAFAAMAALGFTVNISTLFAIVLAIGIVVDDAIVVVEGAAHNIEKGMSGHDAAIAAMDALFAPIVGITLVLISVFLPSAFLPGLTGKMYSQFALVIAATALLSAVNAATLKPTQCALWLRRPVPPEQRNFFYRGFNAVYDRVEVAYGRLMGRLVAHSNLSVISALILIGIAGYGLSRVPTGFIPIEDQGYLLVAVQLPDGAALDRTEQVLNQVSEIAGKTPGVDQVISIAGISALDSSSSLANAGVAYLILKEWSARGPGQDLRSLFVGLNEKMSVILDARVLVIPPPPIQGIGNAAGFAMQVQLRDGNADYGKLQAIAGAIVSNAQTQSALQRVSSSFRSMVPQLDVDVDRIKTQTLHVTTDQIFSTLSSYLGSTYVNQFNKFGRTFQVYAQADSQFRLTPRDIENLMVRNSQGDMVPLGTVAKITPAVGPSLISLYNLYPSATVIGLPATGFSSGQSMKLMEEIAGKTLPPGTGFEWTAMSYQEKVVGGQIYWAFGLALLLVYLVLAGQYESWYAPISVILAVPLSLLGPMIVLTGLRIENNLYTQIGIILLIALSAKNAILIVEVALELHVRDRKPLLESAIEAARARFRPILMTSFAFILGVVPLVLATGAGANARKSIGITVFSGMLASTCLAVLFVPTFFVVIQRFENWLAERKARKAGPQTAPQAPGTVH from the coding sequence ATGATTTCGAAATTCTTCATCGAGCGGCCCGTCCTTTCCAACGTCATCGCGATCCTGATGGTCCTGATCGGCGGCGTATGCCTGTTCCGCCTGGCCGTCGCGCAATATCCGGATATCGTGCCGCCGACCGTCCAGGTCACGACCCGCTATCCCGGCGCCAGCGCCAAGACCGTGATCGATACCGTGGCGCTGCCGATCGAGCAGCAGGTCAATGGTGTCGAGGACATGCTCTACATGCAGTCCTACAGCGGCGCCGACGGCACCTATTCGCTGACGGTCACGTTCAAGATCGGCACCGACCTCAACTTCGCGCAGGTGCTGGTGCAGAACCGGGTGTCGAGCGCGCTGTCGCAGTTGCCGCAATCGGTGCAGAATCAGGGCGTCACGGTGCAGAAGCGGTCGACCGCGATCCTTTTGTTCGTGACGCTGAGTTCGCCGAATTCGACCTATGACAGCCTGTTCCTGAGCAATTACGCCACCATCAACATCAAGGACGAGCTGGCGCGGCTGCCCGGTGTCGGCAACGTCACCGTGTTCGGCGCCGGCCAATACTCGATGCGGGTCTGGCTCGACCCGAACAAGCTGCAAGTGCGCGGACTGATGCCACAGGACGTCATCCAGTCGATCCAGCAGCAGAGCCAGCAGGTCACGGCCGGCCAGATCGGCGCACCGCCGACACCCGCGGGCCAGGCGTTCCAGTACACGCTGAACGTCAACGGGCGGCTCGACGACAAGAGCCAGTTCGAGGATGTCATCGTCAAGACCGGCAACAATGGCGACGTCACGCGCGTGCGCGACGTCGGCTGGGTCGAGCTCGGCGCCCAGACCTACAGCCAGGTGTTTTCGCTCAACAACAAGGCGTCCACCGGCATTGGCGTGTTCCAGTCGCCGGGCGCCAACGCGCTGGAGGTCGAGGCCGCGGTTCAGAAAAAGATGGCTGATCTGGCCAAGGCGTTTCCGCAGGACATTACCTACGCCACGCCGTTCGACACCACCAAATTCGTCTCGGAATCGATCAACGAGGTCTACAAGACGCTGGTCGAGGCCGGCTTGCTCGTCCTGGTCGTGATCCTGATCTTCCTGCAGGACTGGCGCGCGATGCTGGTGCCGGCAACCACGGTGCCGGTGACGATCATCGGCGCTTTCGCGGCGATGGCAGCGCTCGGTTTCACCGTCAACATCTCGACCCTGTTTGCGATCGTGCTGGCCATCGGCATCGTGGTCGACGACGCCATCGTCGTGGTCGAGGGCGCGGCGCATAATATCGAAAAGGGCATGTCCGGCCATGATGCCGCGATCGCGGCGATGGATGCGCTGTTCGCGCCGATCGTCGGCATCACGCTGGTGCTGATCTCGGTGTTCCTGCCGTCGGCTTTCCTGCCGGGATTGACCGGAAAGATGTACTCGCAATTCGCGCTGGTGATCGCGGCGACCGCGCTGCTCAGCGCCGTCAATGCCGCGACGCTGAAGCCGACGCAGTGCGCCCTGTGGCTGCGCCGGCCGGTGCCGCCCGAGCAGCGCAACTTCTTCTATCGCGGCTTCAACGCGGTCTATGATCGCGTTGAGGTGGCCTATGGCCGGCTGATGGGCCGCCTGGTTGCCCACAGCAACCTGTCGGTGATCTCGGCCCTTATCCTGATCGGCATCGCGGGCTACGGCCTGTCGCGGGTTCCGACCGGTTTCATTCCGATCGAGGACCAGGGCTACCTCCTGGTCGCGGTGCAGCTTCCCGATGGTGCGGCGCTCGACCGTACCGAGCAGGTGCTCAATCAGGTCAGCGAGATCGCCGGCAAGACGCCGGGCGTCGACCAGGTCATCAGCATCGCGGGCATATCGGCGCTGGACAGTTCTTCAAGCCTCGCCAATGCGGGCGTCGCCTATCTGATCCTGAAGGAGTGGAGCGCGCGCGGCCCGGGCCAGGATCTCCGTTCGCTGTTCGTGGGATTGAACGAGAAGATGTCGGTGATATTGGACGCGCGGGTCCTGGTGATTCCACCGCCGCCGATTCAGGGCATCGGCAATGCCGCCGGCTTTGCGATGCAGGTGCAACTCCGTGACGGCAACGCCGACTACGGCAAGCTGCAGGCCATCGCCGGCGCCATCGTTTCCAATGCCCAGACCCAAAGCGCGCTGCAGCGCGTCAGTTCGTCGTTCCGTTCGATGGTGCCGCAACTCGACGTCGACGTCGATCGCATCAAGACCCAGACGCTGCATGTCACGACCGACCAGATCTTCTCGACCTTGTCGTCCTACCTGGGATCGACCTATGTCAACCAGTTCAACAAGTTCGGTCGTACCTTCCAGGTCTATGCGCAGGCGGATTCGCAATTTCGCCTGACGCCGCGCGACATCGAAAACCTGATGGTGCGCAACAGCCAGGGCGACATGGTGCCGCTCGGAACCGTCGCGAAGATCACGCCGGCCGTCGGCCCCTCGCTGATCAGCCTGTACAACCTTTATCCATCCGCAACCGTCATCGGCCTGCCGGCCACCGGCTTCAGCTCCGGCCAGTCGATGAAGCTGATGGAAGAGATCGCCGGCAAGACCTTGCCGCCGGGTACCGGCTTCGAGTGGACCGCGATGTCGTACCAGGAGAAGGTTGTCGGCGGCCAGATCTACTGGGCGTTCGGCCTGGCCCTGCTGTTGGTCTATCTCGTGCTGGCTGGACAATATGAGAGCTGGTACGCGCCGATCTCCGTCATTCTTGCGGTGCCGCTGTCGTTGCTGGGCCCGATGATCGTGCTGACGGGACTGCGTATCGAGAACAATCTCTACACCCAGATCGGCATCATCCTGCTGATTGCGCTATCGGCCAAGAACGCCATCCTGATCGTCGAGGTGGCGCTCGAGCTTCATGTGCGCGATCGCAAGCCGCTGCTTGAATCCGCCATCGAGGCGGCGCGGGCGCGGTTCCGGCCGATCCTGATGACGTCCTTTGCCTTCATTCTCGGCGTGGTGCCGCTGGTGCTCGCGACCGGCGCCGGCGCCAACGCCCGCAAGTCGATCGGCATCACGGTGTTCTCAGGCATGCTGGCGTCGACCTGCCTGGCGGTGCTGTTTGTGCCGACCTTCTTCGTCGTGATCCAGCGTTTCGAAAACTGGCTCGCCGAGCGCAAGGCGAGGAAGGCGGGTCCGCAGACCGCGCCGCAAGCGCCGGGCACGGTGCATTAG
- a CDS encoding patatin-like phospholipase family protein — MAVRDEIGRAKTAFVFAGGGSFGAIQVGMLHSLAAHGISADMVVGSSVGALNGAFYAGDPTLKGVERLQTIWRGLTRQDVFPMSWRTVLSFLWRRDFLIPHDGIRKLIEDHIPYRNLQDAKLPLHIVTTDIVSGDSVVLSEGPIAEAIVASTAIPGAFAPVHYRDHYLADGAISSNTPIQVAVKKGARRLIILPTGHACATQTPPVGAVANALHALTLLIARQLVSELESLGPEIEYFVVPPLCPLVGSPYDFSRTSDHIERAIQTTDAWLAQHALQEGRIPDEMRPHGH, encoded by the coding sequence GTGGCGGTACGCGATGAGATCGGGCGAGCGAAGACCGCCTTTGTGTTCGCCGGCGGCGGCAGCTTCGGCGCCATTCAGGTCGGGATGCTGCATTCTCTCGCAGCCCACGGCATTAGCGCGGACATGGTGGTCGGCTCCAGTGTCGGAGCCTTGAACGGCGCGTTCTACGCCGGCGACCCGACCCTCAAAGGGGTGGAGAGACTGCAGACCATCTGGCGCGGACTGACGCGGCAGGATGTCTTTCCAATGAGCTGGCGCACGGTGCTGAGTTTTCTGTGGCGCCGCGATTTCCTCATTCCCCATGACGGCATCCGCAAGCTGATCGAGGATCATATCCCCTATCGCAATCTGCAGGATGCCAAACTGCCGCTGCATATCGTCACGACCGATATCGTCTCCGGCGACAGCGTGGTGTTGTCGGAAGGGCCGATCGCGGAGGCGATCGTCGCCTCCACTGCGATCCCCGGCGCGTTCGCGCCGGTCCATTACCGGGATCACTACCTCGCCGATGGCGCCATCTCCAGCAACACGCCGATCCAGGTTGCCGTGAAGAAGGGTGCCAGGCGCCTGATCATCCTGCCGACCGGGCACGCCTGTGCGACGCAGACGCCGCCGGTCGGCGCGGTTGCGAATGCACTGCATGCGTTGACGCTGCTGATCGCGCGCCAGCTGGTCAGCGAGCTGGAAAGCCTCGGACCCGAGATCGAATATTTCGTGGTGCCGCCTTTGTGCCCGCTGGTTGGATCGCCGTACGATTTCTCGCGCACATCAGATCATATCGAGCGCGCCATCCAGACCACCGACGCCTGGCTAGCCCAGCACGCCCTCCAGGAAGGCAGAATTCCCGACGAGATGCGGCCGCATGGTCACTGA
- a CDS encoding NADP-dependent oxidoreductase, with amino-acid sequence MNDTVNRQILLVEKPTGKLGPEHFKLAKAAVPEPKDGEVLVRTRYISLDAANRAWMHGATYRAAVEANTVMAGGGIAEVVSSKAPGLAPGDIVFGDTGWQDYAAVPAKHLTKMPRIEPMTHLLSVYGIAGLTAYFGLLHVGKPKAGETVVVSAAAGSVGSIVGQIAKIKGCHVVGIAGGKDKCHWLTSELGFDAAVDYKDGATFKALRAAAPKGIDVYFDNVGGDILEACLSLMNNRGRIACCGAISQYDGVPSATGPRGVPGLIVVKRLIMQGFIVMDYMDQRDEALKDLQSWVASGKLKVQEDVIDGLENTPKALIGLLAGENRGKRMVKV; translated from the coding sequence ATGAACGACACCGTCAATCGTCAGATCCTGCTGGTCGAAAAGCCGACCGGCAAGCTTGGCCCCGAGCATTTCAAACTGGCCAAGGCCGCCGTTCCCGAGCCGAAGGACGGCGAGGTGCTGGTGCGGACGCGCTACATTTCGCTCGATGCCGCCAACCGGGCCTGGATGCATGGCGCCACCTACCGCGCCGCGGTGGAGGCCAATACGGTGATGGCCGGCGGCGGCATCGCTGAGGTCGTGTCCTCGAAAGCACCGGGGCTTGCACCGGGCGATATCGTGTTCGGCGATACCGGCTGGCAGGATTATGCCGCCGTTCCCGCCAAGCACTTGACCAAGATGCCCAGGATAGAGCCGATGACGCATCTGCTCAGCGTCTACGGCATCGCCGGCCTGACCGCCTATTTCGGGCTGCTCCATGTCGGCAAGCCGAAAGCCGGCGAAACCGTCGTGGTCTCGGCCGCGGCCGGCTCGGTCGGATCGATCGTCGGGCAAATTGCAAAGATCAAGGGCTGTCATGTCGTCGGCATCGCCGGCGGCAAGGACAAATGCCACTGGCTGACGTCCGAACTCGGTTTTGACGCCGCCGTCGATTACAAGGACGGTGCGACCTTCAAGGCGCTGCGGGCTGCGGCGCCCAAGGGCATCGACGTCTATTTCGACAATGTCGGCGGCGACATCCTCGAGGCCTGCCTTTCGCTGATGAACAACCGCGGCCGCATCGCCTGCTGCGGCGCGATCTCGCAATATGACGGCGTGCCGTCGGCCACCGGCCCGCGCGGCGTGCCCGGCCTGATCGTGGTGAAGCGCCTGATCATGCAGGGCTTCATCGTGATGGACTACATGGACCAGCGCGACGAAGCCCTGAAAGACCTGCAGTCCTGGGTCGCATCAGGCAAATTGAAGGTGCAGGAAGACGTGATCGACGGGCTCGAGAACACACCGAAAGCGCTGATCGGTCTGCTGGCCGGCGAGAACCGCGGCAAGCGGATGGTGAAGGTGTAG
- a CDS encoding RimK family alpha-L-glutamate ligase: MINGERAFVGAVRKYCASHGIEVELRAQGWLIVMTRGSKRRFAFGYDLGLNSAVAHRIANDKAATADVLEICGIPCVPHTAFLSPRMYKYITPAGAWTAMLDLLQQNPEGIVVKPNEGTGGISVFKVRTEPELEVAANEIFSSERSLAISPYVDIEDEVRVILIDYRPIVVFSKNRLSVIGDGTRSVLELAIATIPAERLSKVLSGLSGEISKASLDEVPPAGRRHALNWRHNLGAGAQAVVLAHDEARAAACIAIAVAAARSIEMRFGSIDVVRVNGRWKVLEINSGVMMEALNQSHPELVDAAYAAALDTIFGSNAGQ; this comes from the coding sequence ATGATCAACGGCGAACGCGCTTTCGTAGGCGCCGTCAGAAAATACTGCGCCAGCCACGGCATCGAAGTCGAACTGAGAGCTCAGGGCTGGCTCATTGTCATGACGCGCGGGTCAAAGCGGCGCTTCGCCTTTGGATATGACCTTGGACTCAACAGCGCGGTCGCCCATCGCATCGCGAACGATAAGGCCGCGACCGCGGACGTTCTGGAAATCTGCGGCATCCCGTGCGTGCCGCACACCGCGTTCCTGAGCCCGAGGATGTACAAGTACATAACGCCGGCCGGAGCGTGGACGGCGATGCTCGATCTGCTGCAGCAGAATCCGGAAGGCATTGTCGTCAAGCCCAACGAAGGCACCGGCGGAATTTCCGTCTTCAAGGTCCGGACCGAACCGGAACTTGAAGTCGCGGCGAACGAGATTTTCTCCTCCGAAAGAAGTCTCGCCATTTCGCCTTACGTGGATATCGAGGATGAAGTCCGGGTCATCCTGATCGACTATCGGCCGATCGTCGTTTTCAGCAAGAACCGGCTGTCGGTCATTGGCGACGGCACGCGCTCCGTTCTGGAATTGGCGATCGCAACGATCCCCGCCGAACGACTATCGAAGGTCTTGTCGGGGCTATCAGGCGAAATCAGCAAGGCCTCGCTCGATGAAGTCCCGCCCGCGGGCCGGCGCCACGCGCTGAACTGGCGTCACAATCTCGGCGCGGGAGCGCAAGCCGTCGTTCTCGCGCACGATGAAGCGCGGGCCGCCGCCTGCATTGCGATTGCCGTGGCGGCGGCGCGATCGATCGAAATGCGGTTCGGCTCGATCGATGTGGTCCGCGTCAACGGTCGCTGGAAAGTCCTGGAAATCAATTCGGGCGTGATGATGGAAGCGCTGAACCAGTCCCATCCGGAACTGGTCGACGCAGCCTACGCTGCGGCGCTGGACACGATCTTCGGCTCGAACGCCGGGCAATAA
- a CDS encoding amino acid ABC transporter substrate-binding protein, whose amino-acid sequence MHQSPRKPISRTLGRPIGVSGLLLAACLLATGASAQTDGNEGLSPTLANIKKTHVVRLGFRESSPPFSFLDQSNRPIGYSLELCEAVVEEIGIEVDDPNLKIEYVKVTSDDRIPAVTQNKIDLECGSTTANAERAKLVAFSPLMFVAGTKLMVPKASTISAPADLKGKTVVVTKGTTNEQAMHNVDKKFALGLNIVAAPDHEQSYQMLVDGKADAFATDDILLYGLIARHKSQDKFKVTGEYLSYDPYGIMFRKGEPQLAAVVERTFRKLGSNRDLIPLYNKWFVARLPTGEKLNVAISPQLEEAFKVLDDTQGTSN is encoded by the coding sequence ATGCATCAGTCCCCAAGGAAACCGATAAGCAGAACACTTGGCAGGCCGATAGGGGTAAGCGGCCTGCTGCTGGCAGCCTGTCTGCTGGCAACGGGAGCGTCAGCCCAGACCGATGGCAACGAGGGGCTTAGCCCCACGCTCGCCAACATCAAGAAGACCCATGTCGTGCGGCTCGGCTTTCGCGAGAGTTCGCCGCCGTTCTCGTTCCTCGATCAGTCGAACCGGCCGATCGGCTACAGCCTCGAACTCTGCGAGGCGGTGGTCGAGGAGATCGGGATCGAGGTCGATGACCCCAACCTCAAGATCGAATACGTCAAGGTCACCTCGGACGATCGCATTCCGGCGGTGACGCAGAACAAGATCGATCTCGAATGCGGCTCAACCACCGCCAATGCCGAACGCGCCAAGCTAGTGGCGTTCTCGCCCTTGATGTTCGTGGCCGGCACCAAGTTGATGGTGCCAAAGGCCTCGACGATCTCGGCGCCGGCGGACCTGAAGGGCAAGACCGTGGTGGTGACGAAAGGCACCACCAACGAGCAGGCGATGCATAATGTCGACAAGAAGTTCGCGCTCGGCCTCAATATCGTGGCGGCGCCCGACCATGAGCAATCCTATCAGATGCTGGTGGACGGCAAGGCCGACGCGTTCGCGACCGACGACATCCTGCTCTACGGCCTGATCGCGCGGCACAAGTCCCAGGATAAGTTCAAGGTAACGGGCGAATATCTGTCCTACGATCCCTACGGCATCATGTTTCGCAAGGGCGAGCCGCAACTGGCGGCGGTGGTCGAGCGCACCTTCCGCAAGCTCGGTTCGAACCGCGACCTGATTCCGCTCTACAACAAGTGGTTCGTCGCGCGGCTGCCGACCGGCGAGAAGCTCAACGTCGCGATCTCGCCGCAGCTCGAGGAGGCCTTCAAGGTGCTCGACGACACGCAAGGGACGAGTAACTAG
- a CDS encoding ferredoxin--NADP reductase has protein sequence MSAFYREKVLSVRHWTDTLFSFTATRDSGFRFQNGQFAMIGLEVEGRPLLRAYSMASANHEEELEFFSIKVADGPLTSKLQKIREGDEILVGRKATGTLITDNLIAGQRLLLLSTGTGLAPFASLIKDPDVYERYESIVLVHGCRQVSELAYGEELVAKLRDDELFGPLLSEKLLYYPTVTREPFRNRGRITDLITSDQLFNDIHQPPLDIATDRIMMCGSPGMLEELRQMFESRGFLEGSHSQPGHFVIEKAFVER, from the coding sequence ATGAGCGCGTTCTATAGAGAGAAAGTTCTTTCTGTCCGGCATTGGACCGATACGCTTTTCAGCTTCACCGCCACCCGCGATTCCGGCTTCCGCTTCCAGAACGGCCAGTTTGCGATGATCGGCCTCGAGGTCGAGGGACGTCCGCTGCTGCGCGCCTACAGCATGGCGAGCGCCAATCACGAGGAGGAACTCGAATTCTTCTCGATCAAGGTCGCGGACGGGCCGCTGACCTCGAAGCTGCAGAAGATCAGGGAAGGCGACGAGATCCTGGTCGGCCGCAAGGCCACCGGTACGCTGATCACCGACAACCTGATTGCGGGCCAGCGGCTGCTGCTGCTGTCGACCGGCACCGGCCTTGCGCCGTTCGCGAGCCTGATCAAGGACCCCGACGTCTACGAGCGGTACGAGAGCATCGTGCTGGTTCATGGCTGCCGGCAGGTATCCGAACTCGCCTATGGCGAAGAACTGGTCGCAAAGCTCCGCGACGATGAACTGTTCGGACCGCTGCTGTCGGAGAAGTTGTTGTATTATCCGACGGTCACCCGCGAGCCGTTCCGCAACCGTGGCCGCATCACCGACCTGATCACGTCGGACCAGTTGTTCAACGATATCCACCAGCCACCGCTCGATATCGCGACCGACCGCATCATGATGTGCGGCAGCCCGGGCATGCTGGAAGAGCTGCGCCAGATGTTCGAAAGCCGCGGCTTCCTCGAAGGCAGCCACAGCCAGCCCGGCCATTTCGTGATCGAGAAGGCGTTCGTCGAGCGCTGA